One Leptospira fainei serovar Hurstbridge str. BUT 6 DNA window includes the following coding sequences:
- a CDS encoding Lnb N-terminal periplasmic domain-containing protein: MTKVKRLSFIIIFFLILSLFGQSKKEPDISGENSSSKIEEEQATSSESEASPTNLPKPEEELKRNRFYSTFIPADPHQSAYLDDLLKQIDEKKLYEEKHWYRLQRYSKNFLGGVESESDSVLYFLSPKGRVNPAEEMRATLHAFFAPEPTEEGSMHPQCIYPERYFWLKERLSFNPALLQERECARFQNWREALDPGSITVVFSSFYMQSPASVLGHTLFKIDSAKNVDSELLDYGVNYAANTDDKNPFTYTLRGLTGGYPGMFALFPYYLKVNEYNDMESRDLWEYRLNISKEDRERFLRHLWEMGRNYFDYYFFTQNCSFHMLGLLEAAKPDLDISSKASWIVAPPDTVKIYLSVPGLVTERKYRPSLYSKVKQKIIAMTPEEKGIYWSLLDGAREIDSVQPIGIRYSLILDTLLDSYRYRKSRDKSSEVEQSRYRKFLLLRSKINEQIPINENEEMTTPPEDSHSLSRVSTGFGFSSVGSFAEFKYRVAYHDILNTDRGHVPNSEVQFMNFTVRKYESAPLEFTSMNLVRLMSFTPYNAVSKQFSYGIDIGTDTVMVEKEKFQKDLNVNRLGTLLPGDPTAQLLNMDALARGERDGREYIRKQAGNFEVLYGYSFQDEFSQKKGTALISFLGGVKAQPGAFFNGGVRYGPEAVMSVLKEYGSWKFQLYGAYQYYQGSGNENNYSGNLKIRYLINKNNELRFEINAMRYYEEVLLSYNFLF, translated from the coding sequence GTGACGAAAGTCAAACGTCTTAGTTTCATAATAATTTTTTTTCTCATCCTTTCCCTTTTCGGCCAGAGCAAAAAAGAGCCGGACATTTCGGGCGAAAATTCCAGTTCAAAAATCGAAGAAGAGCAGGCTACTTCTTCCGAGTCGGAAGCTTCTCCTACTAATCTTCCGAAACCGGAAGAAGAGTTAAAAAGAAATCGATTTTATTCCACTTTTATACCCGCCGATCCGCATCAGTCCGCTTATCTGGATGATTTACTCAAACAGATTGATGAGAAAAAATTGTACGAGGAAAAACACTGGTACCGTCTGCAGAGATACTCTAAAAATTTTTTGGGGGGAGTCGAGAGTGAATCGGATAGCGTTCTATATTTTCTTTCCCCGAAAGGAAGAGTAAACCCTGCGGAAGAAATGAGAGCCACCCTTCATGCTTTTTTTGCGCCGGAGCCGACAGAAGAGGGATCAATGCATCCTCAGTGCATTTATCCGGAACGGTATTTTTGGTTGAAAGAGAGGTTGTCCTTTAACCCGGCTTTATTGCAGGAAAGAGAATGTGCCCGATTCCAAAATTGGCGGGAAGCGTTGGATCCTGGAAGCATCACGGTGGTATTTTCATCTTTTTATATGCAATCACCTGCTTCAGTTCTAGGGCATACTTTATTCAAAATCGATTCAGCCAAAAATGTAGACTCGGAACTTCTGGATTACGGAGTAAATTATGCCGCAAACACCGACGACAAAAATCCGTTTACCTATACACTTCGGGGACTAACCGGCGGTTATCCCGGAATGTTTGCTCTTTTTCCGTATTACTTGAAAGTAAACGAGTACAACGATATGGAAAGTCGCGATCTTTGGGAATATCGTTTAAACATTTCCAAAGAAGATCGAGAACGTTTTTTACGTCATCTATGGGAGATGGGGAGGAATTATTTCGATTATTACTTTTTTACTCAGAATTGTTCCTTCCATATGTTGGGATTGCTTGAAGCAGCCAAACCTGATCTCGATATTTCTAGTAAGGCAAGCTGGATTGTCGCTCCTCCCGATACGGTAAAGATATATTTATCCGTTCCGGGCTTAGTAACGGAAAGAAAATATCGTCCATCGCTTTACTCCAAAGTGAAGCAAAAAATCATAGCAATGACACCCGAAGAAAAAGGAATCTATTGGTCCCTTTTGGATGGTGCAAGGGAGATCGATTCGGTTCAACCGATCGGAATTAGATACTCTTTGATTTTGGATACCCTTTTGGATTCCTATCGATATAGAAAATCCAGAGATAAGAGTTCGGAAGTGGAGCAATCCAGATACCGGAAGTTTCTGTTACTTCGGAGTAAAATTAACGAGCAGATCCCGATAAATGAAAATGAAGAAATGACCACTCCTCCTGAAGATTCGCATTCTCTTAGTCGAGTCTCGACAGGATTCGGTTTTTCTAGTGTTGGTTCGTTTGCGGAATTTAAGTATAGGGTCGCATATCATGATATTTTAAATACTGATCGAGGGCATGTTCCCAATTCGGAAGTTCAATTCATGAATTTTACGGTTCGAAAATACGAATCGGCGCCGCTGGAATTTACTTCGATGAATTTGGTCCGACTAATGTCTTTCACGCCCTATAATGCGGTTTCGAAGCAATTTTCGTACGGAATCGATATCGGAACAGACACAGTCATGGTGGAAAAGGAGAAATTCCAGAAAGACTTAAACGTAAATCGGTTAGGAACTTTACTCCCGGGCGATCCGACTGCACAACTATTAAATATGGATGCCCTAGCAAGGGGGGAACGAGACGGACGCGAATACATTCGCAAACAAGCGGGAAACTTCGAAGTTCTATACGGATATTCTTTCCAAGACGAGTTCTCGCAAAAAAAAGGCACGGCTCTAATTTCGTTTCTTGGCGGGGTGAAAGCGCAGCCCGGCGCATTTTTTAATGGGGGAGTCAGATACGGTCCCGAAGCCGTCATGAGCGTCTTGAAAGAATACGGATCTTGGAAATTTCAACTGTACGGGGCATATCAATATTATCAAGGAAGTGGAAACGAAAACAACTATTCGGGGAATCTTAAAATTCGCTATCTGATAAATAAGAATAACGAATTGAGATTCGAGATAAATGCTATGAGGTATTATGAAGAAGTTTTACTTTCTTATAATTTTCTTTTTTAA